From a region of the Trichoderma atroviride chromosome 6, complete sequence genome:
- a CDS encoding uncharacterized protein (TransMembrane:11 (i353-373o379-400i421-443o463-481i488-510o530-551i563-586o610-631i652-669o675-691i711-732o)) → MSSPSRSGIPQDIARSHSPSLSQQRPFSSSVPREELTARLAEPVRAGSPMRSGSPRPGFAKPEGGDSPAFAQGPGVSALAAALSDSLGQTPPRHGTPPARVSTPPVRPSSPGRGRSATPTNYGSFDSRSRIGAESTGPYEDPEIVRRHLVQPSEMDNPTSEASSETGKGKQAADSGAGTTGLSEEEFSSLRLQGGDVTRGIYKWAEQAEAKTRMQRSKSFDYSRPEPESDTLDINSIKVPGGFRRNHLRRNVISPSGHHEDGYGGIDSPGSNQRPLFTSSFLEFLSIYGHFAGEELEEDDEALGPNEYFGSGEDNGEEEDEEPMEDSALLGPSKKKRRRKVRGGSGQNSQMNAALLLLKSFVGTGVLFLPRAYLNGGMMFSNLVLIGVAILSYYCFVLLVTTRLNVDGSFGDMGGILYGKWMRAIILASIVLSQIGFVAAYIVFTSENLQAFILAVTDCQKSVSIPALIFLQMIVFLPLSLIRDIGKLGFTALIADAFILIGLAYLFYYDVLTLAANGLADIIMFNKKDWTLFIGTAIFTFEGIGLIIPIQESMKQPEKFPRVMFLVMIIITVLFTVMGAISYAAYGSETQTVVLLNLPQDNRMVNSVQLLYSMAILLSTPLQIFPAIRIAETALFTRSGKYNPWIKWQKNIFRFFLVAMCAGIAWGGADNLDKFVALVGNFACIPLVYIYPPLLHYKAVARNRFWKYSDIVLCIFGLIAMVYTTSLTVMSWANSEPKLPGYCDRRGN, encoded by the exons ATGTCTTCGCCGTCGAGAAGCGGGATACCGCAGGACATTGCGAGATCCCATTCACCCAGCCTCTCCCAGCAGCGGCCATTCTCGTCGTCAGTGCCCCGAGAAGAGCTTACCGCGAGACTTGCCGAGCCAGTTCGAGCTGGGTCGCCCATGAGAAGCGGCTCGCCTCGTCCGGGATTCGCAAAGCCCGAAGGCGGCGATAGTCCAGCGTTTGCCCAAGGCCCAGGCGTGTCAGCcctggccgccgccttgtCCGACTCCCTGGGACAAACGCCGCCGCGACACGGCACTCCTCCAGCCCGCGTCAGCACACCGCCGGTCCGGCCGTCATCTCCCGGAAGAGGCCGCTCTGCTACACCGACAAATTATGGCTCCTTTGACTCGAGAAGCCGCATCGGGGCGGAGAGCACCGGGCCCTACGAGGACCCGGAGATTGTCAGGAGGCATTTGGTACAGCCCAGTGAAATGGACAACCCCACGTCAGAGGCTTCGTCAGAGACTGGCAAGGGCAAACAGGCGGCCGATTCCGGAGCTGGTACTACCGGCCTGAGTGAGGAGGAATTCTCGAGTCTGCGTCTGCAGGGCGGTGATGTGACACGGGGGATCTACAAGTGGGCTGAACAGGCAGAGGCCAAGACGAGGATGCAACGCAGCAAGAGTTTTGACTACTCCAGACCCGAGCCTGAAAGCGATACCCTTGacatcaactccatcaaaGTGCCGGGAGGCTTCCGAAGGAATCACCTAAGGAGAAACGTCATCAGCCCGTCTGGACACCACGAAGATGGCTATGGAGGAATCGATTCCCCGGGCAGCAATCAGCGACCCCTATTTACATCAAGCTTCCTAGAATTCTTGTCCATCTATGGCCACTTTGCCGGTGAAgagttggaagaagacgacgaggctcTCGGCCCCAACGAATACTTTGGATCTGGCGAAGACaacggcgaagaagaagacgaagaaccGATGGAGGACAGCGCTCTGCTTGGCCCctcgaaaaagaagcgcaGGAGAAAGGTCCGTGGCGGCAGTGGCCAGAATAGCCAGATGAATGccgctctgctgctgctcaaatCCTTTGTCGGAACTGGTGTCTTGTTCTTGCCGCGTGCCTACCTCAACGGTGGCATGATGTTCAGCAACCTTGTCCTTATTGGTGTGGCGATTCTAAGCTACTACTGCTTTGTTTTACTGGTTACGACACGACTTAATGTCGATGGCTCGTTTGGTGACATGGGCGGTATCCTATATGGTAAATGGATGCGAGCCATCATCCTTGCCTCGATTGTTCTCAGCCAGATTGGCTTTGTCGCCGCCTACATCGTGTTTACATCGGAAAACTTGCAAGCCTTCATCTTGGCCGTGACAGACTGCCAGAAGTCTGTTAGTATTCCAGCGTTGATTTTCTTGCAGATGATTGTCTTCTTGCCGCTTTCTCTCATCCGAGACATTGGCAAGCTCGGCTTTACGGCTCTGATTGCGGATGCCTTTATTCTGATAGGACTCGCGTATCTCTTCTACTACGATGTGTTGACGCTCGCCGCCAATGGTCTCGCCGACATCATCATGTTCAACAAGAAAGACTGGACGCTCTTCATTGGTACAGCCATCTTTACTTTCGAGGGCATTGGTCTCATCATCCCCATCCAGGAATCGATGAAGCAGCCGGAAAAGTTCCCCAGGGTCATGTTCCTTGTCATGATTATCATCACTGTCCTCTTCACCGTCATGGGCGCCATCTCCTACGCTGCGTATGGATCCGAGACGCAAACCGTTGTCCTCCTCAACCTGCCGCAGGATAACCGCATGGTGAACAGCGTGCAGCTGCTCTACTCGATGGCCATTTTGCTGTCCACTCCGCTGCAAATCTTCCCTGCTATCCGTATTGCCGAGACCGCGCTGTTTACGAGGAGTGGCAAGTACAACCCCTGGATCAAGTGGCAGAAGAACAtcttccgcttcttcttggtggccATGTGTGCTGGCATTGCCTGGGGTGGCGCCGACAACCTGGACAAGTTTGTGGCTTTGGTGGGCAACTTTGCCTGTATCCCCTTGGTCTACATCTATCCT CCCCTACTCCACTACAAGGCAGTCGCACGAAACAGGTTTTGGAAATACTCCGATATTGTGTTGTGTATCTTTGGTCTCATTGCCATGGTTTACACCACCAGCTTGACCGTTATGAGCTGGGCCAACTCCGAGCCCAAGCTCCCCGGGTACTGCGACCGAAGAGGCAACTAA